The Mucilaginibacter gracilis genomic interval CGATTGTTAAGGACAATGCAACAGTTATAGAAAAGTTTAGGGAGATAGCTGGCATTGAAGAGCGCCGCTATGCACTGCCCGATCAAAAAGCATCAACGCTTGGTTATCTGGCCGCTAAGGATGCGCTTGATAGTTCGGGCATTGATGCCGAAACATTGGATTACATTATTGTTGCCCACAACTTTGGCGATGTGGCCCACGGCAGCAACCGCAGCGATATGGTACCGTCGTTAGGCTCGCGAATTAAGCATTTGCTGGGAATTAGAAATCCTGATTGTGTAGCTTACGATTTGCCTTTTGGTTGCCCCGGTTGGTTACAAGGCGTTATACAGGCCGAATATTTTATCCGTTCGGGCGATGCCAAACGTTGCCTTGTAATTGGTGCCGAAACACTATCACGCGTGGTTGACCCGCACGACCGCGACACTATGCTTTACAGCGATGGGGGCGGAGCCGTAATACTTGAAGCAGCAAGCGGTGCAGCCGAAGGAATATTGGCACACAAAACCCAAACACACTCCATAGAACATGCTATGCTGCTAACCATGCATAACCCTGTTTACGATTGCGGCGGCGAAAAAAACGATTTGTTTTTAACCATGAACGGGCGTAAACTGTACGAATTTGCTTTAAGCAACGTACCACTGGTAGTGAAAATGGCTTTAGAAAAAGCAGGGGTACACCTTGCGGAAATAAAAAAAGTGCTTATTCACCAGGCTAATGATAAAATGGACCATGCTATTTTACAGCGTGTGTTTAAATTATATGATATGGAGTGCAACGATATTTATGGCATTATGCCCATGACTATATCAAAGCTTGGAAACAGCTCTGTAGCAACCGTACCTACGTTATTAGATCTTGTTTTGAAAGCGAAAATGCCTGGTCATCAAATTAATAAAGGTGATAAAGTTGTGTTTGCATCGGTTGGTGCCGGCATGAATATTAACGCAGTTGTATACCAGTTTTAAATTGTTTTACTCACGCGCAAATTTATAAATTAGTGAATGTCAATTAATAGTGTTAGCTTGCGCACTTATTAAAACATTAAAAATACAATACAATGCAAAGTGGAACAGTAAAATTCTTCAATGGAACAAAAGGTTTTGGATTCATCGTACCAAGCAATGGCGATAGCGAAATTTTTGTTCATTCTACAGGTTTAATCGACCCGATCCGTGAAAATGATTCGGTAGAATACGAAGTAGAAAAAGGCAAAAAAGGCCTGAATGCGGTAAATGTGAAAGTTGTTTAATTACATATCATCATAAAAATCGTTGAGCATCCGCCTAAAGCGGGTGCTTTTTTGTTTTATGAATACTCCTAACCGCACCCTATTGGCTTTTTAAGGGTAAGCTAAACCAAAAAGTTGAGCCCTGGTTCTCAGTGCTTTCAACACCTATTTTGCCGTTGTGCAGTTCAATTATCTGCGCACAAATAAACAATCCTAAACCAAGTCCCTGGAAATTTTTTCGCGATTCTCCGTCAGCGCGATAAAACCTTGCAAAAATTTTATCGATTTCTTTTTGCGGAATTCCAATGCCTTTATCATGTACCATCACTTTAATTTTATCGCCTTCAACTTGAGATGATACATTGATCTCGTCGGCATCGGGCGAATACTTTATAGCGTTTGATATTAAATTGATTATAACCTGGCTTATGCGTTCCCTATCGCCCAAAACACTGGCATTGTCATTAAGGTTAGTGCTTATTACATGTTTTTTAGTGGTTTGCTGTAATGAATCAACAATTTCGGTAACAAGCATGTTAAATTCAAACGGCCTGACGTTGAGCACCAACTTTTTTTGCTGCAGGCTGGTAACATCCAGCAGGTTGGTAACCATTTGTATAACCTTGCTTACCTGCATTTCAATTTTATTAATAATGCTCAACGATGTTTGGTCGGTGCCATCCTTAAAGCGGCTTTGTAGCACCTGGGTGTAGGCCTTTAAGCTGGTTAAGGGCGTTTTAAGTTCGTGAGACGCGATGCTGATAAAATCTTCGCGAATTTTATCGTCTGTAATACGGCTGTTTATATCTGTAAAATTAGCAATAATCGCGTTGATAGGACGCTCGCCCAATAGGTTTGTCATTTTACTTTCAATCCATATCCAGTGGCCGTTTTTGTGTTTCATTCGGTGTTGCATCGTAATATGCTTACCCGGGTGTGCCGCAAAGCGATAAAATTGCTCCTTTATTTCCAAGGCTTCGTTAGGGTGAAGTAGTTGCCACGAGGGTAGGTTGATAAATTCTTCGTCGGTATAACCTATAATTTTTTGTACCGATGGGCTGCAGTAGGTAATGTGGCCTCCGGCATTAATGGTGATGATGCCTTCGGAGCTTTGTTCAACCAGAGCTCTAAAGCGGAGGTCTTTTTCGCTATTAAGTGTAAAGGCCTTTGTTAAGGCGTTGCTTAACACTATTAATAAACCGCATTCTATTACAAATAGTAAAAGCTGAGCAATAGCTTCGGGGTTAGGGCTGAAGGCGTTATACGGAACAATAAAAAATACATTAGCCAACACGCCCGATAGTAGCGTAACCCCAATTGCCGGGCCCCTACCAAAATACCGGGAGGCAATAATTACAATGCCAAAATATAGCAAAAAAGGTGTTTGATACCCTACATAGTTAATAAACTCTATTTTAATAATGGTTACTAATACGGTAAGCAATAGCGGCACCCCGTACTTAATGTAAAAAGGCCCCTTTGCTACCGATGAATCATTATTAAAGTACAATTTTCTAAAGTCGGGCATAAAAGTAAACTTAACAGCAATTTTTTAAGGTAATAGTACGATATGAATGTAAAACTTTTTACAATTAATAAATCAAGATATTTCAAAATCGTTAATTTGATTATTGGCGGTGCTTTAGCAGCGTAAGCAAAATGTGGTTATCTTTACCATTGCTAAAATTAGCGCTTTACATCACATGGATAAAACTAATACGGCCAATACTAATAAATGGTTATACGCTTTTGTTGGATTGGCGGTTTTATTAAACTTTAGCGGACTGTTTGTTCCCATCATTGCGCCCGACGGTGCTTTGTATGCCGGTATTGCCAAAAGTATGGTAATGCGCAATAATTACATCGACTTATTTGCCGAAGGCCGAGACTGGCTTGATAAGCCGCATTTTCCGTTCTGGATGGCTGCTTTGTCATTTAAATGTTTCGGTTTTACAACCTGGGCTTATAAACTGCCGGCCATTTTGTTTTTGATGATGGGTGCGCGTTACACCTATTTACTTGCCCAAAATTTATATAACAGCGAAGTAGCTTTATGGGCGGTATTAATATTGTTAACTGCCCAGCATATTGTAATATCAAACCAGGATGTACGTGCCGAACCGTATTTAACGGGGCTAATTATTGCTTCGGTATATCACTTTTATAAGGCAAACATAAACAATGGCTTACTGCACCTGGTTATAGGCGCACTGTTTGCAGCCTGCGCTTTGATGACAAAGGGCATGTTTGCCCTCATTCCAATTTGTGGGGCAATTGCCGGAGAACTCATCATTAAGCAACAATGGAAACAGCTGTTTAGCTGGAAATGGTTGTTGGCGGCAGCACTCATATTAATTTTCATCCTGCCCGAATTATATTGCTTGCGCGAACAATTTGATTTGCATCCCGAAAAAGTGGTTTTTGGTCATCATAATGTATCGGGCATCCGATTCTTTTTTTGGGATAGTCAGTTTGGCCGCTTTTTTAATACCGGCCCCATAAAGGGCCATGGCGATATCACCTTTTTTATCCATACCACGTTGTGGGCCTTTTTACCCTGGTCATTACTGTTATTCGCAGCAGTTTTTCAGTTTTTTAAGCGTAATGCAAAAAATGTGCAGGGTGCCGAATGGTACTGTATCAGCGGTTTTTTGCTTACCTTTTTGGTGTTTTCGGCATCAAAGTTTCAGCTTCCGTTTTACACCAATATCATTTTCCCATTTTATGCAATTATAACAGCCCAATATTTATTAGGTGTGGTACAAGCCAGCAGCATAAAAGCTATTAAGGTAGTACAAACGGTAATTGTTGCACTGCTATTAGCATTGGTTGTGGTTTTGCAATACTTTTTCCGCTCAAATTTTGTTAACTGGTTGGTAGGCTTTGTGCTGCTTGGCCTGGTTGTTTTGCTAATTGTACTGCCCATGCGGCTTACGCTGCTGGGGTACCAAAAAGTTGCCATATGTACCTTGCTTGCCGCTTTTATAGTTAACCTGTATTTAAACCTGGTATTTTATCCGGCTCTGCTAAAATATCAATCGGGCAGTGAGGCTGCTGTGTGGATTAATCAAAATAATCCGGAAAAATTGCCTGTTGTACAATGCATCCATGTAAATGATTATGGCTACCCGTTGGAGTTTTACCTTAACCAGCCACTTTACACCGTTGACGAAAACGGAACCGGTACCTTGCCGGCTAAACCCTTTTTAATGTATGCATACCCTAACAATATAGCATTTTTAAAAACAAAAGGCTGGCAAATAAGTCCTGTTAAAACTTTTGAAAGGTATTGGATAACACGCCTAAAACCTGCTTTTTTAAATGCCAAAACCAGGCAAAGCACCCTCGAACAAGTTGATTTAGTATTGGTGAAGTGAACAAGTAATTGTTAGGTCAAATTGTATTAACGGGTGGCAAATTCATACCGTCTGTAAGTCCAATTCGTTTCATGAATATAAAAACGTGGTAGCTTGTATTACGACTTCATTTTTTTGAGCAGGTTTTCTATAACCTTGGCAAAATGAGTGTGCTCCAATTGTTGTCCCTTAAATTTTATCATTTCCAGGTCGTCGTCGGGTTCTATTTTAAACTTGGATTGGTGTATCATCTCCCCTTCGTCAAAATGCTCGTTCACAAAATGAATGGTAATGCCCGATTCTTCTTCCTTTGCAGCCAATATAGCTTTATGAACCCTATCGCCATACATGCCCTTACCGCCGTATTTTGGCAGTAATGACGGGTGGATATTAATTATTTTATTGGGAAATGCCTGTAGTAACGATTGTGGTATGAGCCATAAAAAGCCGGCCAGTACAATAAGGTCAATTTGTAGGTTTTTTAGCAGGCGTATAACATCATCACTATGGTAAAACTCTTGTTTATCAAAAAGATGCGACGGGATTTCAAAGTTATCGGCACGCTGCAAAACGTAAGCTTCGGGGTTATTGGTTAAAATAAGCACCACTTCGGCAACGGAGTTGTTTTTAAAATGCTCCATAATTTTTTGAGCATTTGAACCAGAGCCGGAAGCAAAAATAGCGATACGTTTTTTCAAGTAGTTTGGTGTTTAGATATACTTGTTAAATATAAAAATGGATATTTCTAAGATATGCATTTTTGTTAATATTATTAATTACTGCAAGTTGTACAATGTACAAAGGCATAACGCGTAATTACCCGTCTTGTTTTTGATGTATAATAAGGGCTGGTATCGCCGGTTTGTAAAACAAAAGAATACTGCCCCAAATTGATGATTTGAGCGTTTGTAAACACCGATGCAGGCTTTGTAACTACAACACCTTTGGCAGTATCCTGTGCGGCCAGCGTGGTTTGTAATATCAAATCGTTAGAGGCTAATTGCCATGTGCCTGCCGAACTTTGGGTAATACAATGGTAATTGCTGTATGTGCAGGAGTTGTTGTTGTTAAACTTAAAAAGTTGGTTAAGGCCGCAATTAGTATTTAGGGTATCGGTTCTTTTAAGCGTATCGCCAACAAAGGTTTGTGTTTGTACTGCCGCTAATTGCCATGTTCCGTTGGTTAAAAAATAGGCAACGGTGTCGCTGTTATCTTTTTTGCATGAGTTAACCAGCAAAGTGCCGCATATTACCGCCAGCAATAAAAAAAAAGGAATTTTGTATTTTATAAGTAAGCGCACACTTCAAAAGTATAAAAAACCTGCCGTAATAACCGGAGGCGTCTGGTTATTATTTCAAAATCACAAGCAGTTGGCGGCTCATTTGTTTGCCCCGTATGCCAAATGGTACTTATGTAATTAACAAAAAACCCGGTAGCTTGTTACAAAGCAGCCGGGTTTTTGGGTTAACAAACCTTAATTATAAGGTTTATTGTTGCTCTTTAGCAGGGTTACGGTAGTAAACCTTGTTCTCTAAAAACTCCTGAACGGCTACTAATGATGCTTTAGGCAATCTTTCGTAGTGTTTAGATATTTCAATCTGCTCGCGGTTTTCAAAAATCTCTTCCAGGTTGTCGTTAGATGAAGCAAATTCCGAAAGTTTTTGGTGTAACTCTTCCTTAACGTTGTTTGATATCTGGTTAGCTCTTTTGGCCATAATTACGATCGATTCGTAAATATTATCAGTTTGCACATCCAGTTCACGCAAATCGCGGGTTATGGTGCTGCTTGCCACAGTTGGCTTGTTGGTAACGTTTGTCATTTCTATTGGGATTTTACTTTATTACTTCTTTTTTGTAGTAGTATCTTGTTGTGCCTGTGGCGATAATTTGTACTTTTCGGCTTGTATCTTTTTGTACAAACGTTCGTTAGTAGCCGCCTCGGCTAAATAGCGCCTTGTGGCAATAATGCCCTGCTCGCTTTGTTTTTTTAATTGTTCAGCATCTTTTAAATACTTGCTGGTTGGAAATTTCTCGGTAAACTGCTGGCTATAAGTAATAGCGGTATTGTAGCGATCTTCCTGTTTTACTTCAAAACTGTTTTTAGCATACAAATATTGTGCCTTAACGGTTAAATATTCCATTTCTTCGGCATATTTGGTATCCGGATAATCGCGCAGCGAGTTGCCGAATGCAATAACCGCCGATTGATAATCGCCGATAGTTAAATAAAGCTTGGAGTTATTGTATGATTTTGTTTCAAGCTTATCCCTTAAATTTTGTATCAGTTTGCTTGCTTCGGCTACGCGTTCGCTCTTCGGGTATAAATTGATAAATAACTGCATGGCATCAATAGCCTTTTGCGTATTTTCCTGATCGAGCGAAAAATTTGGCGAATCGAGATAGTAGCAATAGGCCGACATGTAGCGGCACTCCTCGGTACGGCTGCTATTAGGATAGCTATCGGCAAAAACCTTAAAGTGGTACCTGGCCGATGTAAAATCTTTCAAATAGTAATTGGTATACGCATAGTAATAGTACAATTCTTCGGCGTCACTTTGTCCGCGATAGCGTTGTACCAGGTCATCAAACAATTCCAGCGCCTTGCCAAAATCTTTTTTATGGTAGTATTTAATACCTTCCTGGTATTTTTTAGCGTTGTCGTTACTGGCTTTAAGTCTTTCAAACTTGCTTTTGCAACCTGCAACAGCAATAAATAGCACAATTAATAGGCTGCCAATAAGGGCTTTTTGTTTTTTAAACATCCTGCAAAGATATATCAATAATGTAAATCAGTCAATTATTTATTTCGGTGCAATATAAAAGGGTTTTTTTACATAAAATTCGCCAAAACTAGCATTTAACATTTTTTAACGCTAAGGCATAAAAACTGCAATTTGTAGGCAGCACCGAGATTTATGTAGCACAGCTATTTGTTCATCTTGCTGCCATTATTATAACTGGCTTTCCCTCGGTCTTGCGTTATACTATAATATAGGTTGTTAAACTTACCTCTATTAGTGCAACAACATTAATCTGTGCTCTTAAAAGCATCCCAACAAAAATATGCATTAATTACACACAAGCCAGCTTTGGTGTACACTATATATACTGTATATCAAACAGGCGGGTATACCTATATAGAGTATGCTCAACATAAGCCGGTAGCTACTAAACGTAAAGCCCATTATATAGGTATAGCTACATAATTACACAATAGCCCAGCTTTGGTATACAGTATATATAGTATACAAGAGTGGCCTATGAACTTAATAGCCCATTATCAGGCCGAAATACGTGTACAAGTCATGCATTTTATTAGTTTCCCAGCAATTAGTTGGCAGGGAGCATGGTAGATGTGTATTAATTTAAAAATGAATAGTATTGATAATGAATGGATTGGTTTAAATAGTAGAAATAAGGACAAAATAGGTTGCATGTTTGAGAAAAGTAAGTACCTTTGCAACCCGCAAACGAAATAGCGGAAAGTTCTTAAAAAAGCAGGCAAGGAGTTAAATTAAAGCAGTTTATGCTGTGTAGGTTTAACAAAGAATAGTTTAGCGGTTGCTACAGAAGAGATGTAGAGAGGTTAAAAACGGAGACAAATTTTTTATCAAAAAAAACATTTGATAAAGATGAAAAAGATTCTTACCTTTGCAACCCGCAAACGAGGTGATAAAAAGGCCGAGTGATTGTGAAAAGGAGAAAAAAAATAAAAATTTATTTTCTTTGAAATAACAAAAAGGTTCTTACCTTTGCAGTCCCAAAAGAAACGAAGGTTTCGGATGGTAAAAAAAGAAGATACCGGAAGCGATTTCCGGGATTAAATAAAGCAGAAGATTTAAGCCTTACGGGGTTATAAATATAAAAGGCGAAGCGGGAAGCGGAGCCGAGAAAGTTCTTTAAGAGGAAGTAATAATGAATGTAGCGGAGTAGAATTCGAAAGGATACTACAAAGCGACAAAAAGGATAGCGAGAGATTATCTGTATAAAGATATATAATACAGAGATTCTACAAATAATAAAGTAGGGTCACGATTAAAACTTAAAATTTACAATGGAGAGTTTGATCCTGGCTCAGGATGAACGCTAGCGGCAGGCCTAATACATGCAAGTCGGACGGGATTTGGGAGCTTGCTCCTGATGAGAGTGGCGCACGGGTGCGTAACACGTATGTAACCTACCTTATCCAGGGGGATAGCCTCTCGAAAGAGAGATTAAGACCGCATAACATTACGACTCAGCATTGAGATGTAATCAAATATTTATAGGGATAAGATGGGCATGCGGGACATTAGCTAGTTGGCGGGGTAACGGCCCACCAAGGCGACGATGTCTAGGGGATCTGAGAGGATGACCCCCCACACTGGTACTGAGACACGGACCAGACTCCTACGGGAGGCAGCAGTAAGGAATATTGGTCAATGGGCGGAAGCCTGAACCAGCCATGCCGCGTGCAGGAAGACGGCCCTACGGGTTGTAAACTGCTTTTGCAGGGGAATAAACCTTCGTATGTATACGAAGCTGAATGTACTCTGAGAATAAGGATCGGCTAACTCCGTGCCAGCAGCCGCGGTAATACGGAGGATCCAAGCGTTATCCGGATTTATTGGGTTTAAAGGGTGCGTAGGCGGCCAATTAAGTCAGGGGTGAAAGACGGTAGCTTAACTATCGCAGTGCCTTTGATACTGATTGGCTTGAATGGACTAGAGGTAGGCGGAATGTGACAAGTAGCGGTGAAATGCATAGATATGTCACAGAACACCAATTGCGAAGGCAGCTTACTATGGTTTAATTGACGCTGAGGCACGAAAGCGTGGGGATCAAACAGGATTAGATACCCTGGTAGTCCACGCCCTAAACGATGAACACTCGATGTTAGCGATATACAGTTAGCGTCTAAGCGAAAGCGTTAAGTGTTCCACCTGGGGAGTACGCCCGCAAGGGTGAAACTCAAAGGAATTGACGGGGGCCCGCACAAGCGGAGGAGCATGTGGTTTAATTCGATGATACGCGAGGAACCTTACCCGGGCTTGAAAGTTAGTGAATGATTCAGAGACGGATCAGCTCTTCGGAGCACGAAACTAGGTGCTGCATGGCTGTCGTCAGCTCGTGCCGTGAGGTGTTGGGTTAAGTCCCGCAACGAGCGCAACCCCTATGTTTAGTTGCCAGCACGTTAAGGTGGGGACTCTAAACAGACTGCCTACGCAAGTAGAGAGGAAGGAGGGGACGACGTCAAGTCATCATGGCCCTTACGTCCGGGGCTACACACGTGCTACAATGGATGGTACAGAGGGCAGCTACCTGGCAACAGGATGCAAATCTCTTAAAGCCATTCACAGTTCGGATCGGGGTCTGCAACTCGACCCCGTGAAGTTGGATTCGCTAGTAATCGCATATCAGCAATGATGCGGTGAATACGTTCCCGGGCCTTGTACACACCGCCCGTCAAGCCATGGAAGCTGGAAGTACCTGAAGTGCGTAACCGCAAGGAGCGTCCTAGGGTAAAGTCGGTAACTGGGGCTAAGTCGTAACAAGGTAGCCGTACCGGAAGGTGCGGCTGGAATACCTCCTTTCTGGAGCAGATAATCGCTCCTCGCTACTTTATAGCGCACGCTGCATTCATTATTTATTTTCTTTTTATAAAAAAACATTTAGTATCTGGTATCGAGTATCAGGTATCAAGTATTGCGGAGATATTGAAAGATGTCTTGCTACTTGTTACTAATTACTTGGTGCTGTTACTATAAGAAACACCCAAAAGACAAGCCAATTGGTGGCTGTAACTTAAATGTAAGGTACAGGACTAAGTGGCAGTAGCAGTAGCAGCAGCACAGGCAAACCCTGCCCACTGCAACTGTAAACTGCGACTAAAAATAGTCCGGTAGCTCAGTTTGGTTAGAGCACTACACTGATAATGTAGGGGTCAGCAGTTCAAATCTGCTCCGGACTACACTTTTGAGTTGCAGTAGCAGTAAAAAGTAGCAGTAATAACACTGCCACTGCCGCTAAGCACTGCAACTGATAAAGAAACTTGCCTTAAGGGGGATTAGCTCAGCTGGCTAGAGCACCTGCCTTGCACGCAGGGGGTCAACGGTTCGAATCCGTTATTCTCCACGCTGCTTGAAAGAGTCAAGATGCAAGAATCAGGAAGCAAGACAAAAAGTCTTGGTTCGTGGCTCTTAACTCTTGCTTCTGCGAAGCAAAACGTTCTTTGACATATTGGAAGAAGTAATTGAAAAAAGAGAAAACAACAGTAGAGACGTTGTTTGGCTTTAGAAGTTTACGGAATCAAAGGTAAAAAGGTAGTAATACCAATGAGCTGATGAACAAGTGAACCGATAAACGAACAACAATCAAAAAGCATACTATACGAGCAAAAGGCGTATAAGTAGAAGAAAGTAAGAAAGGGTACACGGGGGATGCCTTGGCTCTCAGAGGCGATGAAGGACGTGATAAGCTGCGATAAGCCGCGGGGATT includes:
- a CDS encoding 3-oxoacyl-ACP synthase III family protein is translated as MNNTIKTVIAATGSYIPEVVITNADFLNSRFLEKDGTPIVKDNATVIEKFREIAGIEERRYALPDQKASTLGYLAAKDALDSSGIDAETLDYIIVAHNFGDVAHGSNRSDMVPSLGSRIKHLLGIRNPDCVAYDLPFGCPGWLQGVIQAEYFIRSGDAKRCLVIGAETLSRVVDPHDRDTMLYSDGGGAVILEAASGAAEGILAHKTQTHSIEHAMLLTMHNPVYDCGGEKNDLFLTMNGRKLYEFALSNVPLVVKMALEKAGVHLAEIKKVLIHQANDKMDHAILQRVFKLYDMECNDIYGIMPMTISKLGNSSVATVPTLLDLVLKAKMPGHQINKGDKVVFASVGAGMNINAVVYQF
- a CDS encoding cold-shock protein, with product MQSGTVKFFNGTKGFGFIVPSNGDSEIFVHSTGLIDPIRENDSVEYEVEKGKKGLNAVNVKVV
- a CDS encoding ATP-binding protein, with translation MPDFRKLYFNNDSSVAKGPFYIKYGVPLLLTVLVTIIKIEFINYVGYQTPFLLYFGIVIIASRYFGRGPAIGVTLLSGVLANVFFIVPYNAFSPNPEAIAQLLLFVIECGLLIVLSNALTKAFTLNSEKDLRFRALVEQSSEGIITINAGGHITYCSPSVQKIIGYTDEEFINLPSWQLLHPNEALEIKEQFYRFAAHPGKHITMQHRMKHKNGHWIWIESKMTNLLGERPINAIIANFTDINSRITDDKIREDFISIASHELKTPLTSLKAYTQVLQSRFKDGTDQTSLSIINKIEMQVSKVIQMVTNLLDVTSLQQKKLVLNVRPFEFNMLVTEIVDSLQQTTKKHVISTNLNDNASVLGDRERISQVIINLISNAIKYSPDADEINVSSQVEGDKIKVMVHDKGIGIPQKEIDKIFARFYRADGESRKNFQGLGLGLFICAQIIELHNGKIGVESTENQGSTFWFSLPLKSQ
- a CDS encoding ArnT family glycosyltransferase codes for the protein MDKTNTANTNKWLYAFVGLAVLLNFSGLFVPIIAPDGALYAGIAKSMVMRNNYIDLFAEGRDWLDKPHFPFWMAALSFKCFGFTTWAYKLPAILFLMMGARYTYLLAQNLYNSEVALWAVLILLTAQHIVISNQDVRAEPYLTGLIIASVYHFYKANINNGLLHLVIGALFAACALMTKGMFALIPICGAIAGELIIKQQWKQLFSWKWLLAAALILIFILPELYCLREQFDLHPEKVVFGHHNVSGIRFFFWDSQFGRFFNTGPIKGHGDITFFIHTTLWAFLPWSLLLFAAVFQFFKRNAKNVQGAEWYCISGFLLTFLVFSASKFQLPFYTNIIFPFYAIITAQYLLGVVQASSIKAIKVVQTVIVALLLALVVVLQYFFRSNFVNWLVGFVLLGLVVLLIVLPMRLTLLGYQKVAICTLLAAFIVNLYLNLVFYPALLKYQSGSEAAVWINQNNPEKLPVVQCIHVNDYGYPLEFYLNQPLYTVDENGTGTLPAKPFLMYAYPNNIAFLKTKGWQISPVKTFERYWITRLKPAFLNAKTRQSTLEQVDLVLVK
- the purN gene encoding phosphoribosylglycinamide formyltransferase; translation: MKKRIAIFASGSGSNAQKIMEHFKNNSVAEVVLILTNNPEAYVLQRADNFEIPSHLFDKQEFYHSDDVIRLLKNLQIDLIVLAGFLWLIPQSLLQAFPNKIINIHPSLLPKYGGKGMYGDRVHKAILAAKEEESGITIHFVNEHFDEGEMIHQSKFKIEPDDDLEMIKFKGQQLEHTHFAKVIENLLKKMKS
- a CDS encoding lipocalin family protein → MRLLIKYKIPFFLLLAVICGTLLVNSCKKDNSDTVAYFLTNGTWQLAAVQTQTFVGDTLKRTDTLNTNCGLNQLFKFNNNNSCTYSNYHCITQSSAGTWQLASNDLILQTTLAAQDTAKGVVVTKPASVFTNAQIINLGQYSFVLQTGDTSPYYTSKTRRVITRYAFVHCTTCSN
- a CDS encoding DNA-directed RNA polymerase subunit omega: MTNVTNKPTVASSTITRDLRELDVQTDNIYESIVIMAKRANQISNNVKEELHQKLSEFASSNDNLEEIFENREQIEISKHYERLPKASLVAVQEFLENKVYYRNPAKEQQ
- a CDS encoding outer membrane protein assembly factor BamD, whose translation is MFKKQKALIGSLLIVLFIAVAGCKSKFERLKASNDNAKKYQEGIKYYHKKDFGKALELFDDLVQRYRGQSDAEELYYYYAYTNYYLKDFTSARYHFKVFADSYPNSSRTEECRYMSAYCYYLDSPNFSLDQENTQKAIDAMQLFINLYPKSERVAEASKLIQNLRDKLETKSYNNSKLYLTIGDYQSAVIAFGNSLRDYPDTKYAEEMEYLTVKAQYLYAKNSFEVKQEDRYNTAITYSQQFTEKFPTSKYLKDAEQLKKQSEQGIIATRRYLAEAATNERLYKKIQAEKYKLSPQAQQDTTTKKK